The sequence ACCTTTGAATACCTATGAGAACGAAGACTTTCAGATAGATACGGACAGATTGGAAAAATTAATAACCGAAAGGACAAAGGCGATAATAGTTAATTCACCGAACAATCCTACAGGAAGTACATTGACGCCGAAAACTATTGAAGGCATCAGAGATATTGCGGTTAAATATGATTTAATAGTAATATCCGATGACATATATACATCATTCTGCTATGAAGAACCTTTTATTCCCATTATATGTACGGATGGAATGAAAGAAAGGACAATAATCATCAACAGTTTTTCTAAGAATTTTACAATGACCGGTTGGAGAATAGGCAATATTATAGCTCCCGATTACATCATAAAAGTTATTCAGCAAATAAATGAAAATGTGGTATTTACTGCTCCGTCAATATCCCAGAGAGGAGCGATTTACGCATTGAGAAACAGAAAAAAGGTTCAGAAACCCATAATAGAGGAATATAAAAAACGTGTGTTTTATTCTGCGGACAGAATTAACGGAATACCAAATATGTCTGTCCTTAGTCCTAAAGGAACATTTTATTTATTTGTGAACATAAAAAGAACAGGATTGTCTTCGGCTGAAGCAAGCGATGCTCTTCTTAAAGAAGCTCATGTCCTTACTATACCCGGCATAGCTTTTGGAGAATGCGGAGAAGGATATATAAGGCTTGCATGTACTGTGGGAATCGAAAAGCTTAAGGAAGCCTTCGACAGAATAGAGAAAATGGAAATTTTCCATAAAAGTGGGGAGGATAAATTATGGAAGACACTAAGTTGAAAAAATCAAAGATGCCTGATCCATATGTTATTCTATTTGTATTAATTGTAATCATGGCATTGTTGACTTATATTATACCTTCAGGACAGTATCAGATGGTTAAAGCTCCAGACGGAAGAATGGTTGTAGATCCCGATTCATTTAAATACATCAAAGGGAACAAGGCAGGTTTATTTGATATTTTGAAAGCGTTTCCTAAAGGATTAAGCGGTTCGGAAAGCATAATATTTTTTATACTGATTATAGGAGGATCATTTAACCTGATTAATCAAACCGGAGCTATTATGGCAGCTATCTCTAAGATAGCCGTAAAACTTAAAGGCAAGGAAAATTTGATGATACCCATAATTGTTTTTGTTTTTTCTGTGGGAGGAGCTACAATAGGCATGAGTGAGGAACTGATAATTTTTGTTCCCTTAGGAATAGCTTTGGCAAGGGCATTAGGATATGATGCCATTGTAGGTACGGCTTGTGTATTGATGGGAGCTGTAGCAGGCTATACTTCGGGGGTTGTCAATCCTTTTAATGTAGGAGTCGCCCAAGGAATTGCGGGACTACCTATGTTTTCCGGAATCGGACTGAGAATAGTTATATGGATTGCAACGGTAATTCTTGTTTTGATATATATTTCGAGATATGCTAAAAAGGTTAAGGAAGATCCTAAAAATAGCCTTATATATGATATCGAACAAAAAGAGAAAAGTACGATTTTGGATTTGGAAACAATAGACCCTCTTACCAAAAAGCAAATACTTGTATTAATTATATTTGCATTAGGTATGATTACATTGCTAATCGGAGTATTCAACTTTGACTGGTATCTTACAGAAATATCAGCTGTATTTTTTGCAATGGGTATTATTTCCGGTTTGGTATATGGCATAAAACCAAATGATTTGGTAAAAGGCTTCATTGATGGAGTAAAGGATATTGCCTATGGGGCAATGATAGTAGGTTTGGCAAGGGGTATTCTTGTTATAATGCAGGATGCCATGATTCTTGATACTATAGTCCACGGTTTGGCATCGGTAATATCATTTTTCCCGAGAGCTGTATGTGCGCTTGGAATGCTCTTTGTTCAAACTATACTGAATTTTATAATTACATCGGGTTCAGGGTTGGCGGCAACGACTATGCCAATCATGTCTCCTCTTGCGGATGTTTTGGGATTGACAAGACAAACTGCGGTTTTAGCCTTTCAATTTGGAGATGGAATTACAAACTATATAGCGCCTACATCGGGTATTTTAATGGCAAACTTATTAGTTGCGAAAATTCCCTATGAGAAATGGGTTAAATTTATCTGGCCTTTGATAGCAATGTGGACCCTGCTGGGAGCTTTATTTGTAGTATATGCATCTTTGATAAATTATGGGCCGTTTTAAGATTCCTTAAATGTAAGTTGAATGGAAAAAGCACTCTGTACAAAGATAAATAATTTTTACTTTGCAGAGTGCTTTTATGCATTTCCTGAAAATATCCTTGAAATTGTTTTCCATTAAATATAATATGTATATAAGAAAAGATTCTATCAGAACATTATATTATAATGAAGCTTTTCTTGAAACTCATTTAAGGAAAGTTCCTTTTAATCAATATTTATGAGTGAGAGCTTTCCTATTCGTTATAAAAAACGATATATGCTTTATTTTGATAGGGAGTGATGTTGACTTGTTTGAGCTTGTGAACATACAGGAATACGTTCAAAAAATGGCTGTAATTATAGCAACCGTATTGGATATGGAGGTGCTCATAGGTGATACTCATTTAAAAATACTGGGAGACAGTCACCTTCAGCCGAAATCGAAAGATTATTTCGGAAAAAACTCAATATCAGCAAGAGCATTGAAGGAGAAGAAGGTTATAATAATTGAAGAACGAAAAACGGAGACTGCTACCTGTAAGAATTGCTCCAAAAAGGAAAATTGCGATATATGTTCTATGATAGTTTTGCCCATAATGAAAGGGGAAATATTAATAGGAAGCGTGGCAATATATGCAAGTACAGAAGAAGACAAAAAGAAATTGATTCACAAGAGAAAATTTTTTATAGATTTCATAACTAAAATGTCTGATCTTTTAATAAGTAAACTTGAAGAAAATCATGAAAATTTGGAGCTTAAAGTATTCTATAAAAGGTTGGCTCTCTTAATAGAATATATAGATTTTGCCCTAATCGGTCTTGACGAAAATCATAATATTATAAATTGTAATTCAAAATTTAGGAAGATGTTTGGTTTTGGCGACAGAGAAATAAAAAATCTTAATGAAATATTTGATTATATTGATGAGGATGATTTTTATTCTCTTGTAAACAGAACCGTATTTGAAGAAAAGCAGGTTATTTTTAGAATAAACGGAAAGCAAGTTAGCATTATAGTGACCTGTGATCCCATAATAGCTGACGGTATATACAAGGGTTCTCTTATATATTTTAAAAAGACGGAGGAGCTTTACAAGCAGATAAATAAGGTATCAAGTAATGTTTCGGATTTTAAATTTGATCAGATAATAGGAAGTAGTGATGTAATAAAAAAAATTAAAGAGGATGCACATACATTTGCCAAAAGTTCATCGACTATACTTATACAAGGTGAAAGTGGAACGGGCAAAGAACTGTTTGCAAGAGCTATACACAGCGAAAGTAATGTATCGAAAGGGCCTTTTATAGCCGTAAATTGTGCGGCAATCCCCGATAATTTACTTGAAAGTGAGCTTTTCGGGTATGAAGAGGGAGCCTTTACGGGTTCTGTAAAAGGCGGCAAAATAGGAAAATTTGAATTGGCAAACGGTGGGACACTTTTTCTTGATGAAGTAGGTGAAATGCCTATACATCTTCAATCTAAACTTTTAAGAGCTATACAGGAAAGAAAAATACAAAGGATTGGTTCTAATAGAGATGTGCCTGTAAAAATACGTATAATTGCTGCAACAAATAAAAATTTGAGTAAAATGGTTAAAACAGGTGAGTTCAGGGAGGATTTATATTATCGTCTTAATGTTATTCCTCTGTTTATTCCGGCACTGAGGGACAGAAGGGAGGACATTCCGGTATTCCTTGACTATTTTTTAAATACCTACAATAAGGCATTGAACAAAAATATTAAGGGCTTTGATAATAATGTCAAGGAGTTAATGTATAATTACAGTTGGCCCGGTAATATAAGAGAACTTCAAAATACCGTTGAATATGCAGTAAATATTGTTAAAGGAAACTTCATAAGTATAAAAGATCTTCCGCCAAGGGAATTCAGTTATGAGGAGGAACCAACGGAGACAGAATATGGCTTAATAAGACCTCTGAAGGAAGTGGAAGCTTTGTACATAGACCGTGCATTGAAAAAATACGGAGATACGTTGGAGGGAAAAGAAAATGCCGCTAAGGCTTTGGGAATAAGCAGAGCAACGTTGTACAGAAAAATTCAAGAAAAGAAAAAAGATTAAATAATATTATAATATAATAATAAAGGAAGTGGATAAATTGGAACATATAATCAAAACAAATAAATCCGACGAGATGATTAATATTACGGATATAGTAGAAAATGATATTAGGGAAAGTGGTATAGAAGAAGGTCTTGTTACCGTATTTGTTCCTCATACGACTGCCGGGGTAACAATAAATGAAAACGCGGATCCCGATGTGGTCCATGATATACTGGAAGGTTTAAGAAGGGCTTTTCCGGAAGACAGAGGATACCTTCATAGGGAAGGTAATTCTCACGCTCATATAAAAGCTTCTGTTATAGGTTCTTCATGTACTGTTATTATAGAAAAAGGAAGAATGAAATTAGGCATATGGCAAGGTATTTATTTTTGTGAATTCGACGGTCCAAGGACAAGAAAATTTTTTGTAAAAATGTATTAAAATTAAAGAGCAGATGGAGAGATAAGGATAATGGAAAATTTAAAATTAAGACTTGAAAGAGAAAATGACTGCAGAGAAGTTGAAATGTTAACGAGAGAAGCCTTTTGGAATGTCCATGTTCCCGGCTGCGATGAGCATTTTATTCTTCACAATATCAGGAATAGCGAAGATTTTATTCCTGAGCTTGATTTTGTGGCAGAAGTTGGAGGACGGATTTTGGGGCATATTGCTTATACTCATGGGGTCATAGAAAATGATAATGGAGAGAAATATAAGGTGATTTGTTTCGGACCTATAAGCGTACATCCGGATTTTCAGAAAAGGGGAATCGGTTCCGAATTGGTCAGGTATTCGTTAAATAAGGCAAAGGACATGGGATTTGAAGCCGTGTGTATTTATGGAGATCCCAGATACTACAGCAGGTTTGGATTTAGATGCGGCGAAAGATACAATATTAAAACTTCAGACGGAATGTATGCAGTAGCTTTGATGGCCTTGGAACTCAAGCCCGGAGCTTTACAGGGGATAAAGGGAAGATTTGTGGAAAGCAGTAGTTTTGAAGCAGAAAAAGAAGAGTTTGATATATTTGAAAGCACATTTCCCCATAAAGAAAAGAAAGAGACTTATTCTCAAACAGAATTCAAAATTTTATCAAGCTTAAGATATAAATAACGACACAAGGGGACACGAGGGGACGGTTCTTTTGTGCTGCTGCCGTGCAGCTATTATATTATAGGCAGAGTATTTAAAGTATTCTGTGAGAAAATAAATGAGTAAATGTAGAGGAGAAAATATATGGATATTGTTGAGAAATGTAAAAATGTATTAATGAAATATGAAAATATACTTTTTGCGTATATCTTTGGATCATATGCCAAAGGAAATATGAGAGCGGATAGTGACGTAGATATCGGAATATATTTGAAAGAAGAGATGAACATAGAAGAATATTTGAAAATAAGAATGGATTTAACTAAAATATGTAAAAGACAAGTTGATTTGGTAGTATTAAATGCTGCTACCCCTTTATTAAAATATGAAATTTATAAAAATAATATACTGTTGTTTACAAGAGATAGAACCATTGAAAGCAATTATAAAGTAAAAATATTATTTGAATACAATGATATAAAAAGATATTTAGAAATGTCCTATAAGAAAACTATTGAAAGACTAAAAAACGAGGTGGATTTTAATGGTTAATATAGAAGTAATTAAACAAAGGCTCAATCAATTGTCAGCTTCATTGAATAAAATTGAAAGATATAAAAATTTGCCACTAGAAAAATTTTTAAAAGATGATATTGCACAAGATGTTGTAGAATATAATCTATTTATAGCTATAAACATGATGGTTGATATTGCAACTCATATTGTAGTAGATAATAATATGGGTAATCCTGAAATTCTCGGAGATGCATTTGAAATTTTAAATAATAAAAAATATTTAGAGGATAAAGAAACTAAAATCTATAAAAATATGGTAGGTCTTAGAAATATATTATCTCATGAATACTTAAAAATAGATAAAGAAATAATATATGAAATTTTACAGTATAACTTAACGGATATAAAGAAATTTATTATTTTTGTAAATGATAATTTTATTTAATCAATTCTATAAAGAATTTAGTTCGTGGGTAGAGGAGAAAATATATGGACAGTAGTAATACAATTATAATTTATAGTTCAAAATATGGAGCCACCAAGAAATATGCATGTTGGTTGTCGGAGGAATTGAATTGTGACTTGCTTGAAACAAAAAAAGCCACAATAGATAAGGTTGAAAAGTATAATATTATTATTTTTGGCGGAGGTATTTATGCTTCAGGTATTTTAGGTATTTCCTTTCTTAAAAAGTATTACGAAAGGTTGAAAAACAAAAAGATTGTAGCATTTGCAGTAGGTGCATCTCCTTATGACGAAAAAGCTATAGAGGCTTTAAGAAAGCATAATTTTAAAGATGAACTTGCCGGAATACCTTGCTTTTATTGCAGGGGAGCATGGAATGAGGCAGGTATGTCATGGAAAGATCGCATGTTATGCGGAATGCTAAAAAAGGTTGTTGCAAAGAAAAACCCTGAGAATTATGAACCATGGGAAGCTGCTTTAATGCAGGCAATCGGTTCTAACCATGATTGGACGGATAAAGACAATTTGAAACCAATAATTGAATTGATACGGAAATATGAAGCGGAAAATTAGAATCACACGGAATCACTTCAAATCGTCCATTTGTAGAAAGTTTTTTACTTTAAAAATTCTACGGATTTTTTCAATATAAATTTTTTAAACAGCAGATGAGAAGTTAAATGCCCGGAAGGAAGCATATACCTTTTGGGTTTTCCCATTTTAGTCCATAAATCTTTGGAAGCATTTTTGGGAATAAAGGGGTCAAAGATGGCATTAATCATTAAAACCTTATTCGTATCTACTAATTTGGCAAACAAGGATGGATCGTATCTGAAACAGATGGGCAGTTTGTTTAAATCATCTATAGTATTGAATTTTTTTGCTTCTTCATCAAAAGTTTCATGTAGTTTGCGACATTTTTCTATACTACAGCTTCCCTTATCTTCATAACGTACTCTCAAAACCTTGGTTGCAACACTTCCCCAAGTGATATATAAAAAATTGCCTCCGGATACAATAAATACAGCCTTGTCTAATCTTTTATCCAAAGCCTTGGCTATTGTTCCTATCATACCTCCGAAACTAAATCCCATAATGTGTATTTTTTTGATGCCCATATTTTCCAAATAATCAACGCAGGATAGAATATCTACAACTGACTGATAAAATCTTTTTTCGATATCAGCTGCAGTACCGGATAGGAAGTTTATTTTTTTATCTTTCGGCATTCTTTCAAAATGATAAGGCAATACAGGCATTATGGTTGTATAACCGTATTTAGCTAAATTTTCGGGATAATATTTTAAGTATTCAAAATTTCTACTGCCTAAACCATGTATAAATACAATGCCTTCTTTTCCATTGCCTTCATATAAGAAAGCTTTTCCCCTATCAACATATTGGTCACCTGAAGGAAACGCACTATTAAAATATAATATATTTTGGTTCTCTCTTTTAAATACTACATTTTTCCTGGAAATATTATACATATCAAATACCCTTCTTCTTTAAAATAAAAAGTACATATATATTATACACCATTTTTCCCATAAGAAGGCAGTTTTTTAGATATTTGTCCCGAATTAACACTTATCGGCATTAGCTGATGTGGTTGTCTTTACGTAAGTATTTTATTTTTTGATAATTTATGGTATGATAATTAGAAAATATAGTATATATTGGCGTTATAATGTAATACAAAATGGAATTTGACAGTATTTCTGACAATTTATATTAAAAGTGGGGTGAGTTTGTGAAAACGGAAAATAAATTGGATAGGAATAATGTAGAAAATATCATGACTTTAACGGATTTGCAGCAGGGGTTATTGTTCCATTATATCAGCAATGAACACAGCCATATGTATCATGAACAGCTGAGTTTAAATATTAAAGGAGATTTAAAGCTAAATTTATTACAGAAATCATGGCAACATGTAATAGATAACAACGAAATGTTAAGGACGGTTTTCAGATGGAAGGGAATAGACAAGCCTGTTCAAATTGTTCTTAAAGAACATAAAGTACCTATTAACTACATTGACCTTACAGAAAAATCAGACAAATACAGTGAAATAGAAAATATTAAACTGAATGATTTAAATAGCAGAATAGATATAACAAGAGAAACTTTAAGAATTTATCTGTGTAAATTAGACGAATATATTCATGAGATGATTGTAAGCAGCCATCATATTATATACGACGGCTGGAGTAACGGAGTAATATTAAAAGAATTGACGGAAACATAGAATATTTAGGGAGAACAGACAATCAGGTAAAGATAAGGGGATTCAGAATAGAACTGGGAGAAATAGAAAACAGGCTGTTACAACATGAAGACATAAAAGAAGCGGCAGTCACAGCAAGAGAAGATGAAGGAGAAAAATATATATGTGCCTATGTGGTAAGCGATAAAGATATCGCTACATTGGATTTAAGGGGTTATCTAAAGAAGAGCTTACCGGAGTACATGATACCTTCATATTTTATGAAACTGGAAAAGATGCCTCTGACAGCCAACGGAAAACTTAACAGGAAGTCTCTTCCAAAGCCTGAAATAGAAATTAACCTAAATGAATATGAAGAGCCGAGGAATGAAACGGAAGAGAAATTAGTCAAGATATGGAAAGAAGTATTGGGAGCAGAAAAGGTAGGAATAAATGACAATTTCTTTGAACTGGGAGGGCATTCGTTGAAGGCGTCCATATTGTCAAACAGAATTTATAAAGAATTAAATATTGATATACCCATAGGTGAGATATATAATAGACCTACTGTAAAAGAAATATGTGAATTGATACAAAAAAATGAGGAGTTGTCACTTCGTTCTATGAATATAGACCTTAAAAACAAATTTTCTAAACCCTCGATGATTGTTAAATATGATACGGAATTGACGGAAGAGATTGTACTCCACACTGATGAAGATATTGAGAAAGTATTGGATTATATTAAAAATAATTCCAAAGAAAGCATCGATATAGATTATATTACAGATTATAGCTCCTTAGAGGAAGGTCCGATAATTCAAAAAATCAATACGGATAAGTTGAGCAAGAAACTTAAGTTAAAAAAAATTGAAGAAAACAAAATTGATAGGATATTGAAAGAATTAAAGGCAGATTCGGATGAATTAAGGGAAAATATATTTTTAAAGAAAAGAGTATATAAATACGATATGGGTTGTGTGGCTAATGAAAATGCGAAACTTTGGGATCGAAAAATTAAAAGGAGCAAGATAAGATTTATAATTCCCTTTAAAAATAAAAATTTTCAAGACAATAAAAATGCGATATTGTTAAAACTGATTAATGAACAGCCGGTACTCAGGTCATCTATATGTTTTGAAGAGGGATTATATAAATTTGCGGAATATGAAAAATTAGACAATATTAATTTTAATATCATAGATCTTTCAGAATATGATTATAAATCAAAAATAGAAGCTATGGAAAGAATTATGGATTTCATGGAAAAGGCCTTAAACGAAGAAGGAGGTTTAAATAACATATTATATTATTTTGCCATAATAAAGTTAAGTTTAAATCAATATTGTTTTTTGCTGAACATTGCCCATTTAATTTCCGATATTAATGCCAAACGAATAATAAGAATGTATTTGGAAGAAAGATGTGATAAGAACTATGAGATTTTGCCATTCAGCCATTATATAAACAATATCCTTTTATGTGACAAAGAAAAGAAGTTTGAGATATTCAACAAATCTTTAATCTTAAAGGAATATAAAGCAGCAGCAGACTTATTTTACAAAAAATATCCCTGCTATACAACAGGAAGTCCTATTAGATTTTCCGAACCGTTTGTGATAAAATACAATTCTGATTTCAAACCGATCCTTGAAACTGCAATATATATTGTATCAAAGATATTGTATATCCAGTTTGAAATTGATTCTATTCCTCTAGGAATATTGAGCAATAAACGGATATGGGAGAAATATAAATATTATAATACCATAGGAAATTTTGTTGACAAGATTCCCTGTACTTTTAATGGCGTTTCCCATAAAAATTCTAAATTTGATTATTATAAAAAATATCTGGAAACAGATGCCGAGCTTTCAAAGGACAATATTGTATTAAAGGAACTAAACGGGGATATAGAGTTCACAAAGTATATTTATATACTTTCACCTTTTTCGTTAAATTATCTCGGGGACTATACGCCTTTTGAGGACGAGCAGTATTTAAAGGGTATAAGGAGAACATTCATACAGTCATATCCCGTAAATTCCTATTCCGTAGGGGGTTCGGAATTAAGAATTATATTTATCAATGGTGTGGAAAAGGATCGGCTTCCGTCAATTGAAAAATTTATGGAAGAGTTAGGCGGAACATATGAATGGAGATATATTTAGGAGGGATCTTATGCTTCACAAATTTGACGGATTAAATAAAGATATTTCTACACAAATTAATATGCTTGAAAATATTATCATGTTGAATTCAAATTTGAAAAAAATCTTAATAAAATCAAAAGAATTAAATATTACAGATTATTATATAGGAGCCGGATGTATTGCTCAAACTGTTTGGAATTTTCTTTCCGATAATCCCATTGACTATGGAATAAGTGATATAGATTTTGTATATTTCGATTTAAATTTAGAAGAATCCACCGAAAATTTAATGGCTCAGCGAGTGAATACTCTTTTTTCGGACATTAAAATCCCTATTGATGTTAAAAATGAAGCAAGAGTTCATCTTTGGTATGAAAATCATTTTGGGTATAAAATTGAACCATACAATTCTCTTGAAGAATCAATAAATTCATGGCCTACAACAGCTACATCTATAGGGTTAAGAATTGAGGAGGACAGATTAAAGGTGTATGCGCCTTTTGGACTTAACGACTTGTTTGGGGGGATTGTCCGGGCCAATAAAGTACAGATAACCGAAGAGATTTATAACAATAAAGTGAACAAATGGCATAATAAATGGCCTAATTTGACTATTATTCCATGGTAATAATTATTTAGTTCAATATGGACTTAGAAAGAGGGAATATACATGGATTTGGAAAAAATGGATGAATTTTTTAATAAACGTGTGAATATGTATGATGACCATATGTTAAATGAGGTGGAAGGCTGCAGGGAGGGCTATAAAAGAATGGCGGAACAAATTCCCGACAGTACGAAAAAGTTGTTGGATTTAGGCTGTGGTACTGGGCTGGAATTAGATAAGATTTTCAGACGTTTACCTGATGTGGAGGTAACAGGAATTGATCTGTCAAAAGGTATGCTTGATAGATTGAGAGAAAAGTACAATAATAAAAAAGTCAAACTGATTCAATCAGATTATTTTGACTATAATTTTGGTATCGGAATATTTGATACGGCAATTTCTTTTCAGACTCTTCATCATTTTTCCCATGAGGAGAAGACAATTCTCTATACTAAAATTTACAAATCATTAAATTCGAGAGGTTTATATATAGAATGTGATTATATGGCAAATACGCAAGAAGAAGAGGATTTTTATTTCGCCGAAAACAAACGGTTACGGTCAGAAATGGGAATTAAGGGAGGGTTTTATCACTATGATACTCCTTGTACAATTGATAATCAGATAAAAATGTTAAATACAGCCGGTTTTAAAAGAGTAGAAAAATTGTGGCAACAGGCTGCAGCAGTACTTTTAGTAGCGCAAAAATAAAATAATTATATTGCCAGTTTTTAGATTAAACCATTATATCTATTTTGATTATAATGGTTTAATTTTTTGAAAAAATAAATTATATATTTTTTAATAACCTATTGACATTATAAAATAACTATATTATACTGTAATTGTTCATAAGAACACTATATGTTCAAATGAACAGGAAAGGAAAGGTGATTGATGAAAATGGATATGCAGCGGAGAATTTTAACGACTATATGTCAGATGTATTATGAACAAAATTTAACACAACAACAAATAGCAAATAAAACAGGCTTGACAAGAATGAAAATATCACGTTCTTTACAAAAAGCAAAGGATATGGGCATTGTCCGAATTATTATTGATTATAGCGGTTTATATTTAGAATTGGAATCTGAGATTAATAGTAAATATCAATTAAAGGAAACTATTATTGTTGACAGTTCAATGAATAATGATATGAAAAACCAAGTTGCCAGTACTGCTGCTTATTATTTAGAAAACAATTTGACTAAGAATTCAACAATTGCAATTGGATGGGGATCGACAATGAGCAGAGTATCTAATTTTATTCAAGATATGTCCAATATGAAATTGTTATTTTCACCTATTATAGGGGGACACGGCAAAAGTGAACTTGATATGCATGCGACAACAATATCTTCTAATCTGGCAAAAAAAACGGGATGTAATTCATTATCTTTATTAGCTCCTGCATTAGTTAAGAGTAAAAAGGAAAAGGAACTTTTAATGGATGATACACACATTAAGGAAGTTATTAATCAGACTAAACGTGCCGATTATGCTCTATTTAGCTTAGGTTCACCTTTAGTAAAGGATAGTAGTTTAAGCAAATCAGGATATCTTTCGGACGATGACTTAAAACAGTTGAAAGATGAAGGTGCTGTTTGTGATATTGTTTCTATAGCGTTTTTAAACAAGGATGGAAACATTTGCTGTAAGAATATAACAGATAGAAGTGTAGGTATTAGTGAAAGTGATTTAAAAAATATACCACTGAAAATTTGTATAGTGGAGGGCGAAGAAAAACATGATGCTGTAAAAGTTGCTTTGAAAGCCGGATATATTAATGTTTTGATTACGGACAAGGATACGGCCAAGTTTTTAGTTCAATAAGCTTTTGACAATGCTTTCTTTAAAAGAAAACGTTGTTAAAAAATATATACCCAACTGAAAGGAGGTGGACATAATGAAAACCTATAAGATTCTTGTTTCCTGCGGTAGCGGCATTGCAACAAGTACGGTTATTGCAAATAGGGTAAAGAAGCTGTGTGAAGACAATGAAATAGACGTATCAATAAAACAAGTCAAAATAGTAGAAGTTGAAAAATTAGCACCTGATTATGATTTGATAGTTTCGAGTACAAGAGTACCAAATACAGTGAAAACGCCTTCAATATTTGCAATAAGTTATTTAACCGGAGTAAATCAAGAAGCAACAGATAAAGAGGTTGTATCTAAATTAAAACATATTGTAGAAAAATAGGAGGAATAGAAATGGAATATATAAAGATGGCGGACAACTTATACTTTTCAAGAATAGCTCTCGGATTCTGGAGGCTTTTAGATTGGAATTTGACTGATGATGAGTTAATTCG is a genomic window of Acidilutibacter cellobiosedens containing:
- a CDS encoding pyridoxal phosphate-dependent aminotransferase, with translation MKNKYISKRYWKDKSTPMGKVDELAKQFNDVIDLSLGDPDLITHDIIIDNSMRDAKLGYTKYTDFRGDPELREEITKFYKEEYGLTIKDEEIFVTASGCLAMYLVLEAILDDGDEVIVQTPYFTPYPQQVELARGIPVPLNTYENEDFQIDTDRLEKLITERTKAIIVNSPNNPTGSTLTPKTIEGIRDIAVKYDLIVISDDIYTSFCYEEPFIPIICTDGMKERTIIINSFSKNFTMTGWRIGNIIAPDYIIKVIQQINENVVFTAPSISQRGAIYALRNRKKVQKPIIEEYKKRVFYSADRINGIPNMSVLSPKGTFYLFVNIKRTGLSSAEASDALLKEAHVLTIPGIAFGECGEGYIRLACTVGIEKLKEAFDRIEKMEIFHKSGEDKLWKTLS
- a CDS encoding YfcC family protein, coding for MEDTKLKKSKMPDPYVILFVLIVIMALLTYIIPSGQYQMVKAPDGRMVVDPDSFKYIKGNKAGLFDILKAFPKGLSGSESIIFFILIIGGSFNLINQTGAIMAAISKIAVKLKGKENLMIPIIVFVFSVGGATIGMSEELIIFVPLGIALARALGYDAIVGTACVLMGAVAGYTSGVVNPFNVGVAQGIAGLPMFSGIGLRIVIWIATVILVLIYISRYAKKVKEDPKNSLIYDIEQKEKSTILDLETIDPLTKKQILVLIIFALGMITLLIGVFNFDWYLTEISAVFFAMGIISGLVYGIKPNDLVKGFIDGVKDIAYGAMIVGLARGILVIMQDAMILDTIVHGLASVISFFPRAVCALGMLFVQTILNFIITSGSGLAATTMPIMSPLADVLGLTRQTAVLAFQFGDGITNYIAPTSGILMANLLVAKIPYEKWVKFIWPLIAMWTLLGALFVVYASLINYGPF
- a CDS encoding sigma-54-dependent Fis family transcriptional regulator; the encoded protein is MFELVNIQEYVQKMAVIIATVLDMEVLIGDTHLKILGDSHLQPKSKDYFGKNSISARALKEKKVIIIEERKTETATCKNCSKKENCDICSMIVLPIMKGEILIGSVAIYASTEEDKKKLIHKRKFFIDFITKMSDLLISKLEENHENLELKVFYKRLALLIEYIDFALIGLDENHNIINCNSKFRKMFGFGDREIKNLNEIFDYIDEDDFYSLVNRTVFEEKQVIFRINGKQVSIIVTCDPIIADGIYKGSLIYFKKTEELYKQINKVSSNVSDFKFDQIIGSSDVIKKIKEDAHTFAKSSSTILIQGESGTGKELFARAIHSESNVSKGPFIAVNCAAIPDNLLESELFGYEEGAFTGSVKGGKIGKFELANGGTLFLDEVGEMPIHLQSKLLRAIQERKIQRIGSNRDVPVKIRIIAATNKNLSKMVKTGEFREDLYYRLNVIPLFIPALRDRREDIPVFLDYFLNTYNKALNKNIKGFDNNVKELMYNYSWPGNIRELQNTVEYAVNIVKGNFISIKDLPPREFSYEEEPTETEYGLIRPLKEVEALYIDRALKKYGDTLEGKENAAKALGISRATLYRKIQEKKKD
- a CDS encoding secondary thiamine-phosphate synthase enzyme YjbQ, translating into MEHIIKTNKSDEMINITDIVENDIRESGIEEGLVTVFVPHTTAGVTINENADPDVVHDILEGLRRAFPEDRGYLHREGNSHAHIKASVIGSSCTVIIEKGRMKLGIWQGIYFCEFDGPRTRKFFVKMY
- a CDS encoding GNAT family N-acetyltransferase, coding for MENLKLRLERENDCREVEMLTREAFWNVHVPGCDEHFILHNIRNSEDFIPELDFVAEVGGRILGHIAYTHGVIENDNGEKYKVICFGPISVHPDFQKRGIGSELVRYSLNKAKDMGFEAVCIYGDPRYYSRFGFRCGERYNIKTSDGMYAVALMALELKPGALQGIKGRFVESSSFEAEKEEFDIFESTFPHKEKKETYSQTEFKILSSLRYK
- the mntA gene encoding type VII toxin-antitoxin system MntA family adenylyltransferase antitoxin, which codes for MDIVEKCKNVLMKYENILFAYIFGSYAKGNMRADSDVDIGIYLKEEMNIEEYLKIRMDLTKICKRQVDLVVLNAATPLLKYEIYKNNILLFTRDRTIESNYKVKILFEYNDIKRYLEMSYKKTIERLKNEVDFNG
- the hepT gene encoding type VII toxin-antitoxin system HepT family RNase toxin → MVNIEVIKQRLNQLSASLNKIERYKNLPLEKFLKDDIAQDVVEYNLFIAINMMVDIATHIVVDNNMGNPEILGDAFEILNNKKYLEDKETKIYKNMVGLRNILSHEYLKIDKEIIYEILQYNLTDIKKFIIFVNDNFI